The Silurus meridionalis isolate SWU-2019-XX chromosome 25, ASM1480568v1, whole genome shotgun sequence genomic interval tgaatgaggggtttatgtaggagtggggtggagtggtgatgagctccaggtgagcgtgattaggcctggagcttcagagagagtggaggcatgatcgatgatgagccccaggtgtgcgtggttaaacctggagctctagggagagtggaggcatagagagccaccaaagggggcgtggcaggtagatccctgacattacccccagagggggcggcacctgacgccccaaacCCACTGATGCCCGAAGGGCCAGAGCACTCAGAAGAGGACCCGGGTGTCCGTCCAGGGTCGAAAGGGACCTGATCAGAACCGCCTGTAGCAGAGACCTGAGACCGAGTGACGTATTTGGCGGCAATCAGGGGCAGATTGACGCCCACTGGGAAGGTCTGGAGCGGAGTGATGTCCAGCACGGAGGACGGGAGCGTAACGATGCCGAGGGACCTGGAGGAGAGACGTCGCATGGAGCGGAATGCTGAGGCGTGACTTCGCTTTCAGATGGTCTAGGAGATGTGACTTTGCCTTTTGGGAGACTCGCGGCTGAGACATCTTCATCAGAGGAGCTCTTAGGCGATATGTCTCCTTCGGAGGAGCTCTTAGGCGAGACGCCGCTGATGGAGGAGCCCGGGGGCGAGaggccgccatcggaggagctggGAGGCGGGAcatgctggagcggagaggagctctcggagactctgtggagcagagaggagctctcggacaCTCTGTGAGAGGAGCtctgaggcgagacgtcgccatcggaagAGCATGGGGCTGTGGTGTCGCCCTCAGAAGAGTCTGGGACCGCCACATCACTGCCGGATGGCTCTGGACGCGACCTGGGGCTGTCTGAGAAACCGTGGGTTTCCATGCCACCTTCATAGGCGGTCGGAGTCGATATGACCTCTGTGCGACCAGGCGGCTGTTCGACGACCCTCTTGCGACCAGGCGGCTGTTCGACGTCCCTtttgcggccaggcggcggcacGACGTTCCCTTTGCGGCCTTGGGGCTGAGCTGAGTGTTCTGGGGAGCTCCGGGGCGGAACGGAGCTGTCCTGGAGATCCTGGAGCGAAACTGAGCTCGCCTGGAGTCCTTGGAGCTGATAGGAGCACTCGGAGACATGCTGGAGCCGAGAGGAGCTCTCAGAGACGCTCTGGGACAGAGAAGAGCTTTCTGTGGAGACCTGGAgtggagctgagctctcctggagcgcagctgagctctcctggaggtcctggaacggagctgagctctcctgaaggtcctggaacggagctgagctctcctggaggtcctggaacggagctgagctctcctggaggtcctggaatggagctgagctctcctggaggtcctggaacggagctgagctctcctggaggtcctggaacggagctgagctctcctggaggtcctagagcggagctgagctctcctggaggtcctggaacggagctgagctctcctggaggtccaggagcggagctgagctctcctggaggtccaggagcggagctgggctctcccgGAGGTCCAGgggcggagctgggctctcatGGAGGTCCAGgggcggagctgggctctcccgGAGGTCCAGgggcggagctgggctctcataaaggtcctggggcggagctgggctctcatGGACACACTGGAGCAGGGCGGagatctcctggaggtcctggggtgAAGCGGTGCCGTCCTGGAAGGCCTGGAGCAGGGTGGTGATCCCCTGCAGCAGTACGTAACACCTAACACATTCAATAACCAATGGGGAGTGggtgtgaatgaggggtttatgtaggagtggGGTGGAGTGGTGATTAGGCCTGGAGCTCCTGGATctctttatatatctttatatattcttatattttaatttagatttattttatactttatttatctgtcttctttttctttgtattatttcttaccccattctattccctcatgACAGACCgtcgtaataagcatttcactgcatgtcgtaccctgtatgtatgtgtatgtgacaaataaaatttgattagattttttacttagggtgtactcacttttgtaggcagctgttttgacaataatggctgtatgctgAATTATAttcagagaacagtaaatctgtactgctacaagctgcacattcactaaaatataaaatatatttaagtttcatttatatagtattgtctctcacacacacacacacacacacacacacatacacacacaaaatgaataataatcgATTATGaaatttattgttaataaatgatgttgatgttggtgGCCGGGAGAGAGGACGTTGGAAGCGCTGCTCGGggaagcggaagcgcggcaagcgggcgggtgtccgtgctaggctaaatgctaactctagccggccggctctcccgtccatttttattttaaacgtctgctccctggacaataaactggagactgctgcgtctttgttttggctcagcgacagagttccggaagccgccatccagctagacaggctaaccgtgtttcgtgccgacagaaacgcagctctgtgtggtaagactcgcggtggtggcgtgtgtgtttacacaaaatggtgcaagaactctgtgcttaCTGCTCATCgttagtggagtttgtgactgttagaagCAGACCATTTtattcaccactgttttcaatgtcggagtgtacattcctcccagcgctaatgctaaggaggcattGTGTGAACCCAATGGCACTATTAgtgacctgcagaatgctcaccccgacggactgtttattatcgccggagatttcaaccatgtatatctcaggactgtgctccctaaaccccatcagcatgtggactttgcaatgAGAGGAGTGAACATGCTGGATCTTGTTTATACAAACATCCCCATCGCGTATtgtgcggagccccgcccccatctcggctactcagaccacagcgctgttatgttaattccagcatacagaccgctcatcagacgctctaaaccggttctgaaacaggtgaaaacctggccagcaggagctacttctgctcttcaagACTGTTTTGGTGCACCAagatgtttagagaggctgcaaccaacagcgattccatcaacttggaggagtacacatcaacaGCGACCAAATGCGTTGATAATGTAACCATTTCCAAGACCATCCAACCAAAAGCCATGGATGACTGCAAATTTGCATgtgctgttgaaacaaagagactctgccttcagaacaggggacaagacgaccttaagaacagcaagggccaaactgtcccgtgccatcagagaggcgaagcgcacACATGCAAAGAAGATCCACgcccacttccaggacagcggagacacccggcacatgtggcagggcatccaggcaatcacaaactacaagacaacatcacctgcttgtgaccgtgacggctccctcccagatgcgctgaatgaCTTCTATGCCAGGTTTAAGGTACAGAATAACGtgaaggcgaggaagaccacccctcctcccactgaccaggtgctctgtctaaccacagctgaagtgaggataACTCTacgcagagttaacccacggaagtctgcatgacctgacaacattcctggcagagtgctcagggaatgtgcagaacagctagcggatgtcttcactgacatcttcaacatctccccgagcagcaacgttgttcccacgtgcctcaagacaacaaccattgttcctgtgccaaagaagtctactgtctcctgcctcaatgactatcgtcccgtcacGCTcgcacccatcatgatgaagtgcttcgtgcaactcgtcatgaggcacattaagacccagcttccaccctccctggacctccatgcagtttgcatatatcgtccaaaccgttccacggacaatgccatctccacaaccctccatttggccctcacccacctggacagaaaggactcatatgtacgaatgctgttcattgacttcagctcagcattcaacacaatcattcaacacagcacctgattgagaagttgagcctactgagcctgaacacctccctctgcatctagatcctggacttcctgactgggagacctcagttaGTCCGgatcaggaacagcatctccagcaccaccacactgagcactggggcccctcagggctgtgtgctcagccaactgctgttcactctgcttattaacgactgtgtagcaatgcacagctccaaCCACacaagtttgccgatgacacgaccgtggtgggtctaatcagcaagaacaaagagtcagcatacagagaggcgGTGCatcggttaactgcctggtgtggagcaaacaacctgtctctgaacgttgacaaaaccaaagagatggttgtggacttcaggagagcacagagcgaccaatctccattGATTATTGATGGagcctcagtggagatcgtcaagagcaccaaattccttggtgttcacttgacggataacctcacctggttactccatcaccaagaagtcccagcagcgtctctacttcctgagaaggctgaggaaagctcatcttcctccccccatcctgaccacattGTACAAAGGGactattgagagcatcctgagcagctgcatcactgcctggtttggaaaatgcaccgtctcggatcgcaagacccgacagaggatagtgaggacagctgagaagatcatcagagtctctctccccacTATCATGGACAtatacaccacacgctgcatcagCAAAgtcaacagcattgtggatgaccacaattgtggatgaccacattgtggatgaccaaacacacccgtcacacacacttttcactctcctaTCATCAGGGGATCTGTACAGACCTGTACAGATGTTtagactcaacacacactcatactcacttcGCACACCCATAATTCACTACCACTCACACTAAATCAATACCACAAagtgtttacatgccgtttttgcacatcttctgctatttgctcatttgcacaatattctgtttacaattttgctactgttcactttatctcattacaacaggtttactggtggagctattttgtgttttgtgtattgtcttgcactgtcctatgttgtcttgcactgccttgtgttgtctttttgcactgtttgcaccaggttgcacacatgcgcTTTATGTGGCAAGAATTTTTCTTACTagtccttggccctgtgttGTCTGTTTCTgggattgttgttttatgtagcatcagggttctggagaaacattgtttcatttcactgtgtactgcgtcagctatatatggttgacaataaaagcttcttgacttgactctctTGAAAAAATTTTCATCTAACTTAAAACGAAAACTTGAATTAATATAGGTACCAATTTAATagcaataatatatttttatagtaagagattttttacatatataaagaaaagatgTAATAATGTCTGGACTTGTTAAAACTAAATGCGTATTTTAAAATGCTTATTAGCAGCAATATCCATGTAATGAAAAAGCTATGCATTTAACAACcttctttaaatgtaaataaaaaagtaaatgaaaacaaacttAAAACTCCATATTGTAAGTGTGTAAGGTTTGTCTAACGTGCAAGACTCACAAGGCGCTGACCATCTCCTCTTGCATCTTCTGCAAAGAGTCGAGCAGGAGAGGGAGAGTGTTTTCATGATAATGTTCATGGTGGAGCTGTGCACTATGCACTGCTAGCACATACTGGTTGTGCAAATTGTGCAGCTTCATGGTGGCTTTGTCATAGCGTTCACGGGCCTTCTCTGGCTCCTTACCTACAGAAAGCAACATTTAGGTTGAACCTAGCACACATTACAAAATTTTAGCCCTGATTTAAGCCACTAACTTTTGGGCTCAGCAACCACACCCACAGGCTAATCAGTATGTGATCTTACAATGAAGCCTTCAACCTAATAAACTTTTACAATAATGCCTTAAAAATGACAGAGGATAAAaccagttttttttactttaaacatgtatttaaacataaatacataaacataaatacacagtgatgtggaaaaagtatttgcccacttttttgcatatttgtcaaaATTAAATGATTCAGATCATCAAGCAAACTTTAATACTAAACAAAGATAATCttaataaatgcattatgatttcatttaataagaaaaaagctGAAAACACTTGCCTGCCCcatgtgaaaaagaaattgcccccaaacctaataactggtaaAAACTACAATAAAGCATTTGCGATTAGTGGCAATAAATCTTTCATATTGGTGTAgaggaattttggcccactctaCTCTGCTGAATTGTTTTACTTCAGCCACACTGGAGGGTTTTCAAGCATGAAAGGCCTGTTTATGGTCATGCCACGGCATCTCAATCAGATTTTTTGTCCAGGCTTTGACTAGACCACTCGAAAAgcttaattttgttttttgagcTATTCAGAGATGGACTTGCTGGTACACTGCAGGATGTAAACACTTCCCGAAACATTTCAGGATGTGTTTCCGATCATTGTCCTGCAGCAAAGCCCAAGTGTGCTGGTGCTTGAGGTCATGAACTCATGGCAGGAGATTCTCTTTCAGGATTTTCCGATAGAgtgcagaattcatggttccattgaTTATGGCAAGTCATCCAGGTCTTGAAGGAGCaaagcagccccagaccatcacattaccaccaccatgttttactgttggtatgatgttctttttatgAAATGCTGTGTTAATTTTTATGCCACATGCAACGGGACACACTCCTTCCAAGAAGTAATACTTTCAAAAGATTTTAGTCTACAGAATATTTGCCCAAATGTCTTGGGGATAATTAAGATGTTTTTTGGCAAATGTGAGATGAGCCTTTCTTTTTGGATGTCATTTTTCCCAGTCTATTTCTTATTGTTgaatcatgaacactgaccttaactgaggcaattgaggcctgcagttctttagaTGCTGTTCTGAGTTCTTTTATGAGCTCCTGGATGAGTCCTCGTTGCGCACCTGTgaatttaaaaactgcaattTGCATTTACTCGGTTTATCTTTGTGTATTATGCAAATGTGCTTAATTATCTGAATCATTTGAGTGTGACAAATataccaaaaaaattaaataaaatcaataaggggcaaatactttttcacaacACTATATAATATTTGGATGATTTATACACATTGGTATCAACAAGAAATGCTTTTTGTTAAAATTTACTTCGaataattaaactaaataaaggAGATACAATAAAGTGCTGAGTCTCAAATAAAATTGCATACAGGGGTTAACAAAATCCTTACCTTTCATAATTGCCTCCTTGTATTTCTCTTTGGCACTATGAGCATCTTTAGTTAATTGTTTGTAAACACCCTTCAGCTTTTCAATATCAGTTTTTGTAACctggaaaaaaataagcatgtGCCTAGATCTCATCACCTGCCTCATAAGCCTGGATCATATCATACAGTGAAAAATATTTCGATAGAAATCAAAAtgcaggtgaacatttttttgttgtttttatttcaagaaTTAAATATTACTTTACTTGCCTTGTTTAACTCAAACTCAATCTGCTGGTGGATACTCTGGTAGCTTCTCTTCAACTGCTGTTTGTCTTTGATCATCATGGTGAGACGATGTAGTGGGCCAGAATTCAGCTCTTCAGCATTAGACTTCATGATCTTACTAAGCTGTTCTGTCTGCTGTACCATCTGAGCCCACGACTAATAACAGCAGAGCATAAAATTATCAGAATTAGTTCATCTGAGCAAAGACCAAGTCTGTCTTCAACACATTGTACTACAATAACGTAATGTACATGGACATAGTTACTTCTGTCAATAACATCCTCTACCCCTCATCTAAAGTCAATGTATCAAATTAGGAAGCACTAGTCACCTTAGAGACAGTGCTGATGTACTGGATCTGTGAGGAGTTGTCTTGTTTGTCCACTTGCTGGGTAATGTTGAGAAGAAGTGATGCATACTCCTTGTCACTCTTAACACGAAGAGTCATAAAGCGCTTCACTGTTTCTAGTAGCTTCAGCTCCCAGTCCTGCAGTTTGATTAGGCCCTCGTGGGAGTTTCTTAGGTCCTGACCGAACCCCATTTCACCAGGAACACAGTAATCTCTTGGGTGGTTGCTTTCAAGTCTGCATTTCTTGTAATATACAGCTAAAAAATAGCAATAAATGAAGTCATATATTTGTCAATCAGGAAAATAGTTATATACAATATGTataagtatacacacacacacgcacacacacacacgcacgcgcacacacgcacgcgcacgcacgcacgcacgcacgcacgcacacacgcacgcacacacacgcacacacacgcacacacacacacacacacacgcacacacacgcacacacacacacacacagtggggcaaaaaagagtcagccaccaattgtgcaagttctcccacttgaAAAAATAAGAGTGGCCTGTAATTTTCaacataggtacacttcaactatcagagacaaaatgtgaaaatttttaaagaatttatttgcaaattatggtggaaaataagtatttggtcacctacaaaaaataatttctggctgtcacagacctgtaacaacTTCTTTAAAAGGCTCCTCTTCTCCACTTGTTatctgtattaatggcacctgtttgaacttgttatcagtataaaagacacctgtccacaacctcaaacagtcagacttcAAACttcactatggccaagaccaaagagctgtcaaaggacaccagaaacaaaattgttttggtgtgaagaaatcaactgtgggagcaattattagaaaatggaagacatacaaggcCACTGATAATCTCTCTCAATCTGGGGCTCTACGCAAGATCTCACtccgtggggtcaaaatgatcacaagaacggtgagcaaaaatcccagaaccacacggggggacctagtgaatgacctgcagagagctgggaccaaagtaacaaaggctaccatcagtaacacactacgccaccagggactcaaatcctgcagtgccagatgtGTCCCcgtgcttaagccagtacatgtgcaggcccgtctgaagtttgctaaagagcatttggatgatccagaagaggattgggagaatgtcatatggtcagatgaaaccaaaatagaacgttttggtaaaaactcaacttgtcgtgtttggatgagaaagaatgctgagttgcatccgaAGAACACCATatctactgtgaagcatggggtggaaacatcatgctttggggctgtttttttgcaaagggaccaggacgactgatccatGTAAAGGAAAGAATTAATGGGGTCATGTATcttgagtgaaaacctcctatcaatagcaagggcattgaagataaAAGGTGGCTGGGTCTTTCTGCATGACAATGATCAGggcaacaaaggagtggcttcataagaagcatttcaaggtcctggagtggcctagccagtctccagatctcaaccccataaaaaatctttggagggagttgaaaatccgtgttgcccagcgacagccccaaaacatcacttcTCTAGAGgggatctgcatggaggaatgggccaaactaccagaaACCGTGTGTAAAAACCtcgtggagacttacagaaaatgtttgatctctatcattgccaacaaagggtatataacaaagtattaagatgaacttttgttattgaccaaatacttattttccaccataatttgcaaataaattcataaaaaatgtgattttcaggatttttttcctcctttagtctctcatagttgaagtgtacctatgatgaaaattacaggcctctcgcatctttttaagtgggagaacttgcaaaattgttggctgactaaatacttttttgtcccactgtacacacacacacacacacacacacacacacacacacacacacacacaaacacactatatttaGCTAAAACAAAATCACTTCTATAAATCTAATTACTATTTAAagttttcaaaaaacaaacgggaatttcataaaaataaaccaccaagtggtttaaaaaatttcatatttatttaaaaaagtaacaagcTTCACAACACCTTGCTCTAACTATAAAACATTAGCATTGGTGCTAGCATCTATGCATATAAAATTTACCCCTTGATATTACAATATGTGGAAAATCATTAAAACTATTTTCTGCCTCTCAGTCAAAGAAATAGTCTAacccactcttagtgccggtcctgGTAAAtaaggagggttgcgttaggaagggcattgaGCATAAAACATgcaccaaatcaaatatgcggatcacaaaagagaaattcataccggatcggtcgaggcccaggttaccaacgaccgccaacagggtaccggtggaaattgggctactggtgatgaggaggtgatgggtaggtatggctttaaggagaggaatgtggaagggcagatggtggtggattttgctaaaaggatggaaatggcagtggtaaacacttattataagaagaaggaggatcatagggtgattaAGAGTGGAAGAagttgcacacaggtggactatgttctatgtaggagatgtaacctgaaggagattggagactgtaaggtgttggcaggggacagtgtagctagacagcatcggatggtggtctgtaggatggttttggaggtgaagaagaagagaaggagagcgaggacaaagaaaaataagactgtggaaactgaaggaggaagactgtagtgagagattcaggaaagaggtcagacaggggctcggtggtggtaaaAAGGTCCtagatgattgggcaactactgcagaagtgataagggagacagctagaaagctacttggtgtgacatctggaaatagaaaggaagacaaagagacgtggtggtggaatgaggtagtgcaggaaagcataagaagaaagaggttggcaaaacagaattgggatcgacagagtgatgagaaaagtagacaagagtacaaggagatgcggcagcaggtgaagagggatgtggcaacagccaaggaaaaggcatatgagcagctgtatgagaagttggacactaaggaaggagaaaaggatttttaccgattggccaggaagaatgtgctgcaagttagagcaataaagggtggagatggaaatgtgttgactagtgaggagagtgtgttgagaaaatggagggagtattttgagcagctgatgaatgaggaaaatgagagagagcgagaaggttgggtggtgtggagttggtgaagcaggaagtggataggattagtaaggaggaagtgagagcagcaattaagaggatgaaaaggagtttttaacaagattgtttaacaggattttggaaggtgagaggatgcctgaggagtggagaaggagtttgcgggtaccaatttttaagaacaagagagatgtgcagacctgcagtaattaCAGAGGAATAATTTGATCACTCACacaaccatccccagccactctcagtgccggtcccaagcccggataaattggggagggttgcgttaggaagggcatccagcgtaaaaacatgtgccaaatcaaaacgtgcggaggatccgctgtggtgacccctaacgggagaagccgaaagaaggtttaatttgatcagtcacaccataaacttatgggaaagagtagtggaagcaaGACTGAGAGAAGAAATGACCaactgtgagcaacagtatggttttatgtagaaggaagagcaccacagacgaaaggtcagaaggagctgcattgtgtgttggtggatttagagaaagcgtacgacagggtgccaagagaggagttgtggtattgtataaggaagtcaggtgtgtcagagaagtatgtgagggtggtgcaggacatgtatgaggacagtgtgacagcagtgaagtgtgcagtaggaacgacagactggttcaaggtggaggttggactgcatcaaggattggctctgagccctttcctgtttgcagtggtgatggacaggttgactgacaaggtcagacaggagccttcctggactatgatgtttgcggattatattgttatttgtggtgagagtagggagcacgttgagaaaagcctggagagcTGAAGGTACGTGcgggagagaagaggaatgaaagtcagtaggagtaagacagagtacatgtgtgtaaatgaaaggaagggcagtggagtggtgcggctgcagggaaaagaggtggagaaggtggaggagttcaggtacctggggttaacagtgcaaagtaatggagagtgtgttagaaaagtaaagaaaagagtgcaggcagggtggagtgggtggagaaaagtggcaggagtaatttgtgatagaagggtatctgcaagagtgaaagggaaagtttaaaggactgtggtgagacctgcgatgtatggtttagagacagtggcattgagtaaagacaagaggcagagctggaggtagcagagctgaagatgttgaggttttcggtgggagtaacgaggatggacaggattagaaactagttAATAaggagggacagcgcatgtaggacgttttggagacaaagcgagggaggtgagattgagatggattggacatgtgcagaggagggacatggggtatatcggtagaagaatgctgaggatggagccagcaggaaggagaaaaagaggaagaccaaggagaaggtttatggatgtggtgagggaagacatgcaggtagttgggttgaaagagtcagatgtagaggacagggaggtatggagacagatgatccactgtggcgacccctaatgggagaagccgtaATAAGAAGTAGTAGTCAAAGAAATAGTCTGATCAAAAATAATTGTCAGGGGAAAAAACAACTCTGAAAGACAAAAGAACTCAAGACCTTTACTATGGTCATGTTTGTAGTAACTTTTGCTAGTAACTTTATCTATGAACTGTGACTACTAGGTTTGTGAACCACTGTTCACTTTGGCCCAGCATACTCTCTAAAATCACATGTGCCTCTAAGTGCCTGATCTTGGAATCAactgtgggggaaaaaatttattaattgtGTTAACTGTGAAAAATAGTGTAGCAGACAGTAGTAACATTGGTCCATGTATAAGTATCACATGATCTATAGTCTATCAAAAAAATCTGAGTGGAAGA includes:
- the fer gene encoding tyrosine-protein kinase Fer isoform X5, which translates into the protein MLLIQSGNSSRIPTPATKERGIPKNQETRRNNAINDLTKKPKPVPERRCSSAQAVYYKKCRLESNHPRDYCVPGEMGFGQDLRNSHEGLIKLQDWELKLLETVKRFMTLRVKSDKEYASLLLNITQQVDKQDNSSQIQYISTVSKSWAQMVQQTEQLSKIMKSNAEELNSGPLHRLTMMIKDKQQLKRSYQSIHQQIEFELNKVTKTDIEKLKGVYKQLTKDAHSAKEKYKEAIMKGAQRGLIQELIKELRTASKELQASIASVKVRSQRRPVNAMTKPP